The region GCTTTTGACGCGATGATAAAGATAAAGCCAAATGACGTTGGGCTGCTGAACAACTTTGGGGCTGTTGCAGAAAGATTAGATAAAAGACAGGAAGGCTCGGCAGCACTGACTAAATCTCTTCAACTAAATCCTGCTCAAGCTGATGTCGCTACGCAATTAGGCATTATTAAATTGAAACAAGGTGATGTTAACGGAGCGCGCCAAGCATTTGAACAGGCTGTGTCAGCAGATCCGTCATTTGAACCAGCTATAAGGCAGATGGAAAAACTTCGAGCCGCACAAGCACCGAAATAAGGCCAGCGTTTACGCTATTCCATTTCGCTTTCGTCGATATCAAAATTCGCATAGACCTTTTGCACGTCGTCGTTGTCGTCTAATGCTTCGTAAAGTTTCATCATGGAGCGGGCATCGCCGCCTTCCAGCCGGATATAGTTTTGCGGGATCATCGAGATCTCGGATGCCTGCGGTTCAACACCAGCGGCTTTCAGTGCATCGGAAACAGCCTCAAAATTATCGGGCGAGGTATAGATCTCAAAAACGTCGCCTTCGTCCTTCATGTCATCGGCACCAGCCTCGATGACGATATCGAAAAGTTCTTCTTCTCCCTTAGCAGCTTTATCGACGACAAAATATCCTTTTTTATCAAACATCCACGCGACCGAACCTGCTTCTCCCATGTTGCCGCCATTCTTAGAGAAAATATGACGGATCTCGGCCACCGTTCGATTGCGGTTATCTGTCATTGTCTCGACCAGCACGGCAACACCGCCGATGCCGTAGCCTTCGTATGTGATCTCGTCGTAGTTCGCCCCCTCAAGCTCACCGCTGCCGCGTTTTATAGCACGGTCGATGGTGTCGTTCGGCATATTCGCGCCTTTGGCGTCCGAAACAGCCTTGCGAAGACGTGCGTTCGAATCAAGGTCGCCGGTGCCGCCGGTGCGGGCCGCGACAGTGATCTCTTTGATCATCTTGGTAAAGATCTTGCCGCGTTTGGCGTCCGTCGCGCCTTTCTTGTGCTTAATTGTGTGCCACTTGGAGTGTCCTGACATGTGTTCGAAACCTTTGTTTTGTTGAATTAAAATCGAATAAGAGAATATATCACGCCAATTTTTTGTGTGCAAAATGACCAACTTGATCGGTCCATCGAATTTCCCTGATGTGCGGCTTGTCGCGTAGGACATTTTGGATCAGATCACAGAGATCAGATCGAAGAGCCGAGTCCTTTGACCCGAACATTTTCCATCTGCGCTCTTTATCGATCGTGATCAACCAATCAGCCTGCTCGTCGCCGATGGACTTATCCATGATCGCGCAGCCGACGGCAAATTTCTCACCGTTTGCCTCAGCCAAAAGCGTCCAGCCCCAATCATCTTGAAACGGCTCACCGAATGTGAATTCATGTCCGCAACATGCGTTGATCAGCCACTCGGCAAGATCTTTGCCATAAGGTTTTACATTCTTACTTTCAAAAATATCCGTCGTAAAAGAAATTTGGCTTTTCATTTGATCACTTCCTCAAACTTCGATTGTGACATGTTTGCGATCTTTATTCTCTTACTCTTTGAAGTTTCACCGGCAACGATCTCGACGTCGCTCTGTGAAACGCCAAATTGTTTGGCCATCAATCTTATCAACTCGGCGTTTGCGGCGCCGTCAACGGGCGGTGATATAAGCTGCACTTTTAATGCGCCATCATGCTCGCCGACGATCCGACTTTTCGATGCTCGCGGCACTACACGAACTGCAAAAATGATAGATCCGTCCTTTTTAACAACATTCATTCATCACCCTACGACAAATATCTTTAATACCATAGACTGCAAAAAGCTAATCAGCAGAAGCACGATCATCGCCGAAATATCAAACATCCCGATCGGCGGGATAAGCCGTTGAACCGGCAGCATGATCGGATCGGTCACTTTCATTACAAATCCGAGAAGCGTTTTCCGCGTAAAAACAAACCATGATGCGATAAAACGGATAAAAATAAAAAGCACTAAAACACTAAGTAGCCCATAAAGTATCCACCCTGTGATCTTCATCGGATTTGCTGTTACGAAACCTTCAGTCAACCCGTCTATGATCGAAAAAGTGTTGTGAACAATCTGCACGAAAAAAAAGGTCAAAATAAACCCGATAAACATCGTCAGCAAAGGAGCGAGCCGCGTGTCGACGCGGTACATCGCAAAAAATCTTGCTGCCGGATAGACCCATCTTTCGGTAGCCTTTCGCACCTTAAAACCAAACCTACCAACCTTGCCAAACGGATTTGGATCAGTGTAATTAAAGATCATCCGCAGTATCAACATGCCAAAAAAAACGCCAAACAGCGACCAGACGATCCAAAAAATAACAGGATAAAATAAAGTAGAAAGCATATATTTAACGCCAATCTGGAGGTTCGTTCGGCGGAATGTAGGATCCCTGTCTAATGTCCTCATCAGCTGTCCAAGTGGACGCAGGTTGCGCATTCAGTTGACCAATAGATGGTTCAGGCTTTTTCCAAATCTGTAGATACCAGTAGATCGGCTCAGCTATCATGCCGCCAAAAAAGAATAGAACGATCCATATGATTCGCATGTTGCTATCAAGTTTTGTATTCTTCACAGCATGAACGATATAAAAAACTGTTAACGCCATTATCAAGAACATCGTAATGATGTGAACAACCATCAACACGACAAAACCGCCGCCCAGGAACGGATCAAGGTCATTCCCACCACCGGGGCCGCCGGGGGACAACGCGACCAGCCCAAAGATGAATATGAAGAAAAGGAAAATATAAACAAAGGGCCATGCCGAAAGCACGCCTAGCAATATTTTCTGTGTTTTACTTAGTTCCATACCTACCTCGCTCCAAAGATCGCGGTGCCAACGCGCACGATTGTTGCTCCTTCTTCGATCGCAACCTCGAAATCGTGGCTCATGCCCATCGAAAGCTCGCCGTTGGGCAGAAACTCATTGCGAATCGCACGAAGACGTTTAAAGTACGACCGCGTCTTTTCGAGTTCATCAAAGAATGGCGGTAAAAGCATCAAACCATCAAGCCGTAGGCATTTACAAGTTTTCAAATACGCTATAACTTCCGCCAGATCGCTCTCGGCAACGCCTGATTTTGTTTCTTCACCGGCAAGATCGACCTGAACAAAGACCGACAAAGCGTCACGGCCTTCTTCGATACAAATACGCTCCAGCCGCTCGGCGAGTTCGAGCGAACCGACAGACTGAATAACATCAAAAAGCTGGACGGCCTTTCTGGCTTTATTTGATTGCAGATGCCCGATCAAGTGCCATTCCGCAGGATCGCGGCCGATCTCGACGATCTTGGACTCAGCTTCCTGAACCTTGTTTTCGCCAAAAACGGCAATACCCGTGTCTATCGCCTCGCGTAAGACAGACGCTGGGTGAGTTTTGGTAACGGCGACGAGCTTGATCTCAGCAGGATCTCGCCCGACACACATTGCGGACGCTGCGATCCTATGCCGAACTTCATCCAAATTTGTTTTTATATCGGCTGACACAACATCAAATATAGCAAATTGGGCGCCTCATTCTTGAGTTTTGCGGGGCGAATTCGTATCATCAATGTTCGCCCAACATGCGGACGTGGCGGAACTGGTAGACGCGCAGGTCTCAGAAGCCTGTGGCCGCGAGGCCGTGATGGTTCGATTCCATTCGTCCGCACCATCTTTCAAAGGATAAAGGCTGAAGGATAAAGGATAAAAATACCTTTATCCTTTTGCTTTGCGTTATTTGCGGTTTTGCGTGAAACTTCTACACAGTGCGAAACGAATTTATCCAAGCAATAAAAACTCACCAAACCGCCTTCGGGCTTGAGCTTCCCGATGAGGCAATTGAGCGTCTTGCGGATTATTTTGATCTGGTTATGGAGCATAATCCGTTGCTGCATCTCGTCGGGCCGTGTTCACCTGAGGAATTTGCGATCCGCCACATTCTCGAATCGTTAACTTTGCTCAATTATTTGCCGCAAGGCGCAAGGTTTGCCGATGTCGGCGCAGGCGCAGGATTGCCATCAGTTCCGTGTTTGCTGGTTCGCGATGATCTAAAAGCTCTATTGATCGAATCGAAAGAGAAAAAAATAGCGTTTTTGCGAGAAGTTGCAACAGAATGCAAATTGACAGATCGCGTTGAGCTGGTTGGAAGCCAATTTAGCGAAGTAAAACCTAACGTCAGCCACATAACGTGCCGGGCGTTAGATAAATTCTCGCAAAAGGTGCCTCACCTTATTAAATGGGCAAAGAATTGCTCATGCCTTTTCTTTGGAGGCCCGGCGTTAAAAACAGCATTAGAAAAATGTAGAATTGAGTACAACGAGTATCTTTTACCAATGTCCGACCAGCGATATCTTTTTGTGATACAAAAGAAATAGCAATATGTCTAAACGTTCTCTGTTAGAACATAGGTTTTGGCTTTCGGTAGTAATTCCAGTGGCCATTGCGTCGACGTTCGTAGGGCTCTCGATTATCTGGAATCAAGATTATGGGTTAACCCTTTTTCTGTTTACCCCATTCCTGATAGGTCTTGTGTCTGGATTGATCTATCGCCCGCGCAATAAACAAGAAATTGGAATGGCTATTCTGGGCACAACTTTGTCATTTGTGCTGATTGGTTTCGTAGTCATGGCGATTCGAATTGAAGGTCTGGTCTGCTTGGCGATGGCCGTTCCCTTAGCCCTGCCCATTTCTATTGTTAGCATCTTAATAAGCTACTTTGTGCTTCGCTCCAATGCGAATCAAACAAATCAATTCAGCGTGCTCACTATTCTGGTACTTTCAGTTCCATTTCTTATGGGATTCGAAGCGTCGCATAAGAGAATTCCAGCCCTACACGAAGTGGTTACTACAATTGAAGTTGATGCTCCTATCGAAACGGTATGGAAAAATGTGATCGAGTTTCCTCAAATAAATGAAGAGCCATACGGCATCTTACAACTTGGATTTGCTTATCCGATCAATGCCAAAATTGAAGGTACTGGCGTCGGAGCGATTCGATACTGTAACTTCAATACTGGCTCATTTGTTGAACCAATAACCGAATGGAATGAACCGTGGCTTTTAGCGTTTGACGTAGCAGAACAGCCTCCGATAATGATCGAAACGGGTTTAACAGGCCGTTTTCAAACTGCTCATTTGGATTACCTTAGATCGAAACGCGGACAATTCAAACTATCTGAGAAAGACGGCAAAA is a window of Chloracidobacterium sp. DNA encoding:
- a CDS encoding YebC/PmpR family DNA-binding transcriptional regulator is translated as MSGHSKWHTIKHKKGATDAKRGKIFTKMIKEITVAARTGGTGDLDSNARLRKAVSDAKGANMPNDTIDRAIKRGSGELEGANYDEITYEGYGIGGVAVLVETMTDNRNRTVAEIRHIFSKNGGNMGEAGSVAWMFDKKGYFVVDKAAKGEEELFDIVIEAGADDMKDEGDVFEIYTSPDNFEAVSDALKAAGVEPQASEISMIPQNYIRLEGGDARSMMKLYEALDDNDDVQKVYANFDIDESEME
- a CDS encoding YggU family protein; the protein is MNVVKKDGSIIFAVRVVPRASKSRIVGEHDGALKVQLISPPVDGAANAELIRLMAKQFGVSQSDVEIVAGETSKSKRIKIANMSQSKFEEVIK
- a CDS encoding YggT family protein → MLSTLFYPVIFWIVWSLFGVFFGMLILRMIFNYTDPNPFGKVGRFGFKVRKATERWVYPAARFFAMYRVDTRLAPLLTMFIGFILTFFFVQIVHNTFSIIDGLTEGFVTANPMKITGWILYGLLSVLVLFIFIRFIASWFVFTRKTLLGFVMKVTDPIMLPVQRLIPPIGMFDISAMIVLLLISFLQSMVLKIFVVG
- a CDS encoding YggS family pyridoxal phosphate-dependent enzyme codes for the protein MKTNLDEVRHRIAASAMCVGRDPAEIKLVAVTKTHPASVLREAIDTGIAVFGENKVQEAESKIVEIGRDPAEWHLIGHLQSNKARKAVQLFDVIQSVGSLELAERLERICIEEGRDALSVFVQVDLAGEETKSGVAESDLAEVIAYLKTCKCLRLDGLMLLPPFFDELEKTRSYFKRLRAIRNEFLPNGELSMGMSHDFEVAIEEGATIVRVGTAIFGAR
- a CDS encoding class I SAM-dependent methyltransferase yields the protein MRNEFIQAIKTHQTAFGLELPDEAIERLADYFDLVMEHNPLLHLVGPCSPEEFAIRHILESLTLLNYLPQGARFADVGAGAGLPSVPCLLVRDDLKALLIESKEKKIAFLREVATECKLTDRVELVGSQFSEVKPNVSHITCRALDKFSQKVPHLIKWAKNCSCLFFGGPALKTALEKCRIEYNEYLLPMSDQRYLFVIQKK